A window from Erythrolamprus reginae isolate rEryReg1 chromosome 9, rEryReg1.hap1, whole genome shotgun sequence encodes these proteins:
- the GAS8 gene encoding dynein regulatory complex subunit 4 isoform X2 — translation MRVLRDELDLRRKTEIHEIEERKNGQINTLMKNHEKAFSDIKNYYNDVTLNNLALINTLKEQMEEMKKKEDHLEKEMAEVLLQNRRLAEPLQRARDEVSELQRKLAHYEKDKAILASIRARLKVTEKDLKDLQWEHEVLQQRFIKVQEERDDLYQKFTKAINEVQQKTGFKNLLLERKLIGLASLLEKKEVQLNEVLAASNLDPSALTVVTHKLEDVLDSKNNSIKDLQYELARVCKAHNDLLQTYEAKLTAFGIPLDNLGFKPLETTLLGHTLGQGPAGFVSTPT, via the exons ATGCGGGTGCTGCGCGATGAGCTCGACCTGCGCAGGAAGACGGAGATCCACGAGATCGAGGAGAGGAAGAACGGCCAGATCAACACGCTGATGAAGAACCACGAGAAGGCCTTCAGCGACATCAAGAACTACTACAACGATGTCACCCTCAACAACTTGGCACTGATCAATACCCTCAAG GAGCAGatggaggagatgaagaagaaagaggaccacctggagaaggaaatggcggAAGTGCTCCTGCAGAACAGGAGGCTGGCGGAGCCACTGCAGCGTGCCCGGGATGAGGTCTCCGAGCTGCAGCGGAAACTGGCCCACTACGAGAAAGACAAGGCCATCTTGGCA AGTATTCGGGCCCGGCTGAAAGTCACCGAGAAAGACCTGAAGGATCTTCAGTGGGAGCATGAGGTCCTGCAGCAAAGATTCATcaag GTCCAGGAGGAGCGGGACGACCTGTACCAGAAGTTCACCAAAGCCATCAACGAGGTGCAGCAGAAAACCGGCTTCAAGAACCTTCTGCTGGAGCGGAAGCTGATCGGCCTGGCCAGCctcctggagaagaaggaggtgcAGCTGAACGAGGTCTTGGCCGCCTCCAACCTCGACCCCAGCGCGCTCACGGTGGTCACCCACAAGCTGGAG GATGTGCTGGATTCCAAAAACAATTCTATCAAGGACCTGCAGTACGAGCTGGCCAGGGTCTGCAAG GCACACAACGATTTGCTGCAAACCTATGAGGCGAAGCTGACCGCCTTCGGGATCCCCTTGGACAATCTGGGCTTCAAACCCCTGGAGACCACCCTGCTGGGACACACCCTCGGCCAGGGCCCTGCGGGGTTTGTCTCGACCCCCACATAG